The following coding sequences are from one Diachasmimorpha longicaudata isolate KC_UGA_2023 chromosome 6, iyDiaLong2, whole genome shotgun sequence window:
- the LOC135164103 gene encoding coatomer subunit epsilon, which translates to MDRTETRGTGTSHQSVKMARQQGDVDELFDVKNHFYIGNYQQCINEAQKVKPSSSDVALERDVFLYRAYIAQRKFRVVLDEINNSSPADLQPLKLLAEYFASPGKRDAILNELDKNSGNFGDNHNGMIVAATIYYHEKNLESALRVLRDAENLECMALTLQIYLKMDRLDLARKELKAMQEKDDDATLTQLAQAWVNINSGGDKLQDAYYIFQEMIDKHSSTSMLLNGQATCFIGQAKYEEAETALQESLDKDSNNPDTLINMIVLSQHMGKPPEVANRYLSQLKDSNLEHPFVKEYLQKEIEFQRLKNQYSLSA; encoded by the exons ATGGATCGAACCGAAACGCGTGGAACTGGAACGTCACACCAATCAGTCAAGATGGCACGTCAGCAGGGTGATGTTGACGAGTTGTTTGAcgttaaaaatcatttctacATCGGTAATTACCAGCAATGCATCAACGAGGCTCAGAAAGTGAAG CCCTCGTCATCGGATGTGGCCCTGGAGAGAGACGTTTTCCTGTATCGTGCATATATAGCCCAGAGGAAATTTCGAGTGGTCCTGGACGAGATAAATAACTCATCTCCAGCTGACCTCCAGCCTCTGAAGCTTTTGGCCGAGTACTTCGCGAGCCCCGGGAAACGCGATGCCATTCTCAACGAGTTGGATAAGAACTCGGGGAACTTTGGGGACAATCACAATGGAATGATCGTCGCTGCAACCATTTACTATCACGAGAAAAATCTCGAGTCGGCGTTGAGGGTGTTGCGGGACGCTGAGAATCTCGAGTGCATGGCACTCACTCTCCAGATTTATCTTAAGATGGATCGCCTGGATCTCGCCAGGAAGGAGCTGAAGGCCATGCAGGAGAAGGATGATGATGCTACGCTGACTCAACTTGCTCAGGCTTGGGTTAACATCAATAGTGGAGGGGATAAATTGCAGGATGCTTATTATATCTTCCAG GAGATGATCGACAAACATTCGAGCACAAGTATGTTGCTGAATGGCCAAGCAACGTGTTTCATTGGCCAAGCGAAATATGAGGAAGCAGAAACCGCATTGCAAGAGTCCCTGGACAAGGACAGCAACAATCCAGATACCCTAATCAATATGATAGTCCTGTCACAACACATGGGAAAGCCCCCAGAGGTTGCCAATCGTTATTTGAGTCAGCTGAAAGACTCTAATCTCGAGCATCCATTCGTCAAGGAATATCTGCAGAAGGAAATCGAATTCCAGAGGCTGAAAAATCAGTATTCTCTTTCAGCATAA
- the LOC135164104 gene encoding succinate dehydrogenase assembly factor 3, mitochondrial — protein MSNYSHVQRVRKLYKTILRLHRGLPEAMQTLGNNYVRDEFRRHKTCGPTEASVFMHEWADYAIGLAEQLGLRGPSTSKPLGRALAADDLDKLRDEQVYQLYELMIAATGRPKEERR, from the exons ATGTCTAATTATTCGCATGTGCAGAGGGTccgaaaattatataaaactaTTCTGAGGCTGCACAGGGGACTGCCAGAAGCCATGCAAACTTTGGGAAATAATTACGTTCGTGATGAATTTCGGAGACATAAGACTTGTGGACCCACTGAGGCCAGTGTCTTCATGCATGAGTGGGCT GATTATGCAATTGGATTAGCTGAACAACTCGGTCTGCGAGGTCCATCAACATCGAAACCCCTTGGAAGAGCTCTAGCAGCTGACGATTTAGATAAATTGAGAGACGAGCAGGTTTATCAGTTGTATGAACTCATGATTGCCGCCACTGGTAGGCCGAAGGAGGAAAGAAGATGA
- the LOC135164102 gene encoding ATP-dependent (S)-NAD(P)H-hydrate dehydratase isoform X2, with protein MSAQISLDERMLKSVRRIVPSLGTTKYKGQDGRIGIVGGSMEYTGAPFFAGMSAFRTGADLVHIFCTKDAGGPIKSFSPDPIVHPILDHHDAIKQIKPWLDRLHVILIGPGLGRDEKIFKTVAELIGVCRDLKKPLIIDADGLFLICQRPELVKDYPGLILTPNAMEFSRLMKAFLDRTVQPAPVVKISELKHLADSIGRNVVILNKGAKDTIVDGLKGTEAICCSISGSGRRCGGQGDLLAGALAVFWWWGITAGPSEMALSAPMTAAYAASRLTRECNAAGFKEKGRSMLTTDMMEHIQTVFSRLFEPPINNK; from the exons ATGTCAGCCCAGATATCTCTGGACGAGCGAATGCTCAAATCCGTTAGGAGAATCGTCCCATCTCTAGGCACTACGAAGTATAAGGGTCAGGATGGCAGGATAGGAATTGTCGGGGGAAGTATGGAGTACACAGGGGCTCCCTTCTTTGCAG GAATGAGTGCATTCAGAACAGGCGCAGACCTGGTTCACATTTTCTGCACAAAGGATGCAGGGGGTCCGATAAAATCCTTCAGTCCAGATCCCATAGTCCACCCGATTCTGGACCACCACGATGCGATAAAGCAGATAAAACCGTGGTTAGACAGACTGCACGTAATCCTGATAGGTCCAGGTCTGGGccgtgatgaaaaaatattcaagacgGTCGCCGAATTAATTGGAGTCTGCAGAGATCTCAAGAAGCCGTTGATAATCGACGCTGACGGTTTGTTCCTTATCTGCCAACGGCCGGAACTAGTGAAGGACTACCCAGGGCTCATCCTGACGCCAAATGCAATGGAGTTCAGTCGTCTGATGAAGGCCTTTCTCGATCGAACAGTCCAGCCAGCGCCAGTAGTCAAGATCTCCGAACTGAAGCACCTGGCAGACTCGATCGGTAGGAACGTTGTCATTCTGAATAAAGGGGCAAAGGACACGATTGTCGATGGACTCAAGGGGACAGAGGCCATCTGCTGCTCCATATCAGGCTCAGGAAGACGATGCGGTGGTCAGGGGGACCTACTTGCTGGTGCTCTTGCTGTCTTCTGGTGGTGGGGAATCACTGCTGGACCCAGTGAAATGGCACTCTCTGCTCCCATGACAGCTGCATACGCAGCCTCGAGACTAACCAGAGAATGTAATGCTGCTGGCTTCAAAGAAAAGGGAAGAAGCATGCTGACGACTGATATGATGGAACATATACAGACTGTCTTCAGCAGGCTCTTTGAACCGCCAATCAACAACAAGTGA
- the LOC135164102 gene encoding ATP-dependent (S)-NAD(P)H-hydrate dehydratase isoform X1 codes for MCLPLVSFISRTSPKFRPPIRSIMSAQISLDERMLKSVRRIVPSLGTTKYKGQDGRIGIVGGSMEYTGAPFFAGMSAFRTGADLVHIFCTKDAGGPIKSFSPDPIVHPILDHHDAIKQIKPWLDRLHVILIGPGLGRDEKIFKTVAELIGVCRDLKKPLIIDADGLFLICQRPELVKDYPGLILTPNAMEFSRLMKAFLDRTVQPAPVVKISELKHLADSIGRNVVILNKGAKDTIVDGLKGTEAICCSISGSGRRCGGQGDLLAGALAVFWWWGITAGPSEMALSAPMTAAYAASRLTRECNAAGFKEKGRSMLTTDMMEHIQTVFSRLFEPPINNK; via the exons ATGTGCCTCCCATTAGTCTCATTTATCTCCAGAACCTCTCCCAAATTTCGCCCCCCCATACGATCAATCATGTCAGCCCAGATATCTCTGGACGAGCGAATGCTCAAATCCGTTAGGAGAATCGTCCCATCTCTAGGCACTACGAAGTATAAGGGTCAGGATGGCAGGATAGGAATTGTCGGGGGAAGTATGGAGTACACAGGGGCTCCCTTCTTTGCAG GAATGAGTGCATTCAGAACAGGCGCAGACCTGGTTCACATTTTCTGCACAAAGGATGCAGGGGGTCCGATAAAATCCTTCAGTCCAGATCCCATAGTCCACCCGATTCTGGACCACCACGATGCGATAAAGCAGATAAAACCGTGGTTAGACAGACTGCACGTAATCCTGATAGGTCCAGGTCTGGGccgtgatgaaaaaatattcaagacgGTCGCCGAATTAATTGGAGTCTGCAGAGATCTCAAGAAGCCGTTGATAATCGACGCTGACGGTTTGTTCCTTATCTGCCAACGGCCGGAACTAGTGAAGGACTACCCAGGGCTCATCCTGACGCCAAATGCAATGGAGTTCAGTCGTCTGATGAAGGCCTTTCTCGATCGAACAGTCCAGCCAGCGCCAGTAGTCAAGATCTCCGAACTGAAGCACCTGGCAGACTCGATCGGTAGGAACGTTGTCATTCTGAATAAAGGGGCAAAGGACACGATTGTCGATGGACTCAAGGGGACAGAGGCCATCTGCTGCTCCATATCAGGCTCAGGAAGACGATGCGGTGGTCAGGGGGACCTACTTGCTGGTGCTCTTGCTGTCTTCTGGTGGTGGGGAATCACTGCTGGACCCAGTGAAATGGCACTCTCTGCTCCCATGACAGCTGCATACGCAGCCTCGAGACTAACCAGAGAATGTAATGCTGCTGGCTTCAAAGAAAAGGGAAGAAGCATGCTGACGACTGATATGATGGAACATATACAGACTGTCTTCAGCAGGCTCTTTGAACCGCCAATCAACAACAAGTGA
- the LOC135164101 gene encoding acyl-coenzyme A diphosphatase NUDT19-like isoform X2: MMKPWRDAATIILAARHQQKINQVATPAVYDYKLLGLKRHKNASFMPGRHVFPGGTIDPADADLRWQNLYSRFGFDLTSFSSLVPTATSRPLIFKSRRNELPREVSLRISAIRETFEESGVLLCRQSRKKGIWSEWAESFKLEKAEMKSWQERVHNEASEFYKMCEGFHCFPDVWSLHEWSNWLTPPFIPGKRFDTIFFLACMPSVPDVQCEPSEIEELRWDFPKDLINPTARISLAPPQHYEIGRIAKFESMDNLLDFAVHRSKIGSHLICAVRAKLADGTVFLLPEDSMYPKDANHIEVQDLDFTNMTIAEFRSTSECKNRLELYDIEVKRVVSENIDSKDGHLNPLPLETVHVKSRVSKL, from the exons ATGATGAAGCCTTGGAGGGATGCAGCCACGATTATTCTCGCTGCCAGGCACCAGCAGAAGATTAATCAAGTGGCGACTCCAGCTGTT TACGACTACAAATTACTTGGACTGAAACGTCACAAGAATGCGTCATTTATGCCCGGACGTCACGTGTTCCCCGGTGGTACCATTGATCCCGCTGACGCTGATCTGCGATGGCAGAATCTCTACTCGAGATTTGGCTTTGATTTGACGAGCTTTTCGTCTCTGGTTCCTACGGCGACCTCAAGGCCCCTGATTTTTAAATCCAGGAGGAATGAATTACCTAGAGAGGTTTCCCTGAGAATAAGTGCCATTCGAGAGACCTTTGAGGAGTCTGGCGTGCTCCTCTGCAGGCAGTCTCGGAAGAAGGGCATTTGGTCAGAGTGGGCTGAGAGTTTTAAAT TGGAAAAGGCGGAGATGAAGAGCTGGCAGGAACGCGTCCATAACGAAGCAAGTGAGTTCTACAAAATGTGCGAGGGTTTCCACTGTTTTCCAGACGTTTGGTCCCTCCATGAATGGAGCAACTGGCTGACCCCACCATTCATCCCAGGAAAAAGGTTCGACACAATTTTCTTCCTCGCCTGCATGCCCTCAGTACCAGATGTTCAGTGTGAACCTTCAGAGATTGAGGAGttgagg TGGGATTTTCCGAAGGATTTAATCAATCCTACAGCAAGAATTTCCCTAGCTCCACCACAACATTACGAAATTGGTAGAATAGCGAAATTCGAGTCGATGGATAATTTACTGGATTTTGCTGTGCATAGAAGTAAAATTGGAAGTCATTTGATTTGTGCT GTCAGAGCAAAGTTAGCAGACGGAACAGTCTTCCTCCTCCCTGAAGACTCTATGTACCCAAAAGACGCTAATCACATTGAAGTACAGGATCTCGACTTCACTAACATGACAATTGCTGAATTTCGCAGTACTTCAGAGTGTAAAAACCGTCTCGAGCTGTACGACATTGAAGTAAAACGTGTCGTCTCTGAGAATATTGACTCCAAGGACGGTCACCTCAATCCTCTTCCATTGGAAACCGTTCATGTGAAGTCTAGAGTCAGTAAGTTGTGA
- the LOC135164101 gene encoding acyl-coenzyme A diphosphatase NUDT19-like isoform X1, protein MMKPWRDAATIILAARHQQKINQVATPAVFQYDYKLLGLKRHKNASFMPGRHVFPGGTIDPADADLRWQNLYSRFGFDLTSFSSLVPTATSRPLIFKSRRNELPREVSLRISAIRETFEESGVLLCRQSRKKGIWSEWAESFKLEKAEMKSWQERVHNEASEFYKMCEGFHCFPDVWSLHEWSNWLTPPFIPGKRFDTIFFLACMPSVPDVQCEPSEIEELRWDFPKDLINPTARISLAPPQHYEIGRIAKFESMDNLLDFAVHRSKIGSHLICAVRAKLADGTVFLLPEDSMYPKDANHIEVQDLDFTNMTIAEFRSTSECKNRLELYDIEVKRVVSENIDSKDGHLNPLPLETVHVKSRVSKL, encoded by the exons ATGATGAAGCCTTGGAGGGATGCAGCCACGATTATTCTCGCTGCCAGGCACCAGCAGAAGATTAATCAAGTGGCGACTCCAGCTGTT TTTCAGTACGACTACAAATTACTTGGACTGAAACGTCACAAGAATGCGTCATTTATGCCCGGACGTCACGTGTTCCCCGGTGGTACCATTGATCCCGCTGACGCTGATCTGCGATGGCAGAATCTCTACTCGAGATTTGGCTTTGATTTGACGAGCTTTTCGTCTCTGGTTCCTACGGCGACCTCAAGGCCCCTGATTTTTAAATCCAGGAGGAATGAATTACCTAGAGAGGTTTCCCTGAGAATAAGTGCCATTCGAGAGACCTTTGAGGAGTCTGGCGTGCTCCTCTGCAGGCAGTCTCGGAAGAAGGGCATTTGGTCAGAGTGGGCTGAGAGTTTTAAAT TGGAAAAGGCGGAGATGAAGAGCTGGCAGGAACGCGTCCATAACGAAGCAAGTGAGTTCTACAAAATGTGCGAGGGTTTCCACTGTTTTCCAGACGTTTGGTCCCTCCATGAATGGAGCAACTGGCTGACCCCACCATTCATCCCAGGAAAAAGGTTCGACACAATTTTCTTCCTCGCCTGCATGCCCTCAGTACCAGATGTTCAGTGTGAACCTTCAGAGATTGAGGAGttgagg TGGGATTTTCCGAAGGATTTAATCAATCCTACAGCAAGAATTTCCCTAGCTCCACCACAACATTACGAAATTGGTAGAATAGCGAAATTCGAGTCGATGGATAATTTACTGGATTTTGCTGTGCATAGAAGTAAAATTGGAAGTCATTTGATTTGTGCT GTCAGAGCAAAGTTAGCAGACGGAACAGTCTTCCTCCTCCCTGAAGACTCTATGTACCCAAAAGACGCTAATCACATTGAAGTACAGGATCTCGACTTCACTAACATGACAATTGCTGAATTTCGCAGTACTTCAGAGTGTAAAAACCGTCTCGAGCTGTACGACATTGAAGTAAAACGTGTCGTCTCTGAGAATATTGACTCCAAGGACGGTCACCTCAATCCTCTTCCATTGGAAACCGTTCATGTGAAGTCTAGAGTCAGTAAGTTGTGA